One stretch of Enoplosus armatus isolate fEnoArm2 chromosome 1, fEnoArm2.hap1, whole genome shotgun sequence DNA includes these proteins:
- the LOC139286568 gene encoding arylamine N-acetyltransferase, pineal gland isozyme NAT-10-like — protein MNLEEYFKRIGFHGSFDKPDLATLKLIHKQYVMSVPFENLSVHCGERIIMDLEIIFNKIVRGCRGGWCLENNFLFGWALREMGYDTTTLGSTVFCSASNDFYTTETHLINKVIIDGKAYIADVSFGVSSQMWEPLELVSGKDQPQAAGVFHLTDKGDSWLLEKTGRKPEVLNPDFAKSSLVNRKETRQIYCFTLVPREADHFFEINNTLQTDPTSLFLHKSICSLQTPTGFRVLVGWTYSEVTYKPEEGVDVLDMRDITDDEIEETLREKFNVKLQNKLQSVNKKVCYTI, from the coding sequence ATGAACTTGGAGGAATACTTCAAAAGGATTGGCTTCCATGGCTCTTTTGACAAACCAGATCTTGCAACACTGAAGTTGATCCACAAACAGTACGTCATGTCAGTTCCCTTTGAAAACCTCAGTGTTCACTGTGGTGAGAGGATCATCATGGACCTTGAGATCATTTTCAATAAGATAGTGAGGGGCTGCCGTGGGGGTTGGTGCCTTGagaacaacttcctgtttggctGGGCGCTGAGAGAAATGGGCTATGACACCACAACCTTGGGCTCTACAGTTTTCTGCAGTGCCAGCAATGATTTTTACACCACTGAAACCCATCTCATCAACAAGGTCATCATTGATGGAAAGGCTTATATAGCAGATGTAAGCTTTGGGGTGTCTTCCCAAATGTGGGAGCCCCTGGAGCTCGTCTCTGGAAAGGACCAACCTCAAGCAGCGGGTGTCTTTCATCTCACAGACAAGGGGGACTCGTGGTTGCTGGAGAAGACTGGTAGGAAGCCAGAGGTTCTCAATCCAGACTTTGCCAAATCAAGTCTGGTGAACAGGAAGGAAACAAGGCAGATCTACTGCTTCACCTTGGTTCCCCGTGAGGCCGATCATTTCTTTGAGATAAACAACACACTTCAAACAGACCCTACTTCATTGTTCCTCCATAAGTCCATCTGCTCTTTGCAAACCCCAACAGGATTCAGAGTCCTTGTTGGCTGGACCTACAGTGAGGTCACCTACAAACCTGAAGAAGGTGTTGATGTCTTAGATATGAGGGACATAACAGATGATGAGATAGAGGAAACTCTGAGGGAAAAGTTCAATGTAAAGCTGCAGAACAAACTGCAATCTGTAAACAAAAAAGTATGCTACAcaatctga
- the cnep1r1 gene encoding nuclear envelope phosphatase-regulatory subunit 1 isoform X1, translating to MNSLEQAEDLKAFERRLTEYVSCLQPATGRWRMILIVVSVCTATGAWNWLIDPDTQKVSFFSSLWNHPFFTISCITLIALFFAGIHKRVVAPSIIAARCRTVLAEYNMSCDDTGKLILKPRPNIQ from the exons ATGAACTCCCTGGAACAGGCCGAAG ACCTGAAGGCTTTTGAGAGAAGATTGACAGAGTATGTCTCCTGTTTGCAACCTGCAACTGGCAGGTGGAGAA TGATTCTTATTGTGGTGTCTGTTTGTACGGCTACTGGGGCTTGGAACTGGTTAATAGACCCCGACACACAGAAG gtctctttcttttcatcactgTGGAATCATCCCTTCTTCACCATCAGCTGCATCACTCTTATAGCTCTCTTCTTTGCTGGGATACACAAACGAGTTGTAGCCCCATCAAT TATTGCTGCCCGCTGTCGGACAGTTTTAGCAGAATACAACATGTCCTGTGACGAT ACGGGGAAACTTATTCTCAAGCCACGACCGAACATCCAGTAA
- the cnep1r1 gene encoding nuclear envelope phosphatase-regulatory subunit 1 isoform X2, whose amino-acid sequence MNSLEQAEGNYLKAFERRLTEYVSCLQPATGRWRMILIVVSVCTATGAWNWLIDPDTQKVSFFSSLWNHPFFTISCITLIALFFAGIHKRVVAPSIIAARCRTVLAEYNMSCDDTGKLILKPRPNIQ is encoded by the exons ATGAACTCCCTGGAACAGGCCGAAGGTAACT ACCTGAAGGCTTTTGAGAGAAGATTGACAGAGTATGTCTCCTGTTTGCAACCTGCAACTGGCAGGTGGAGAA TGATTCTTATTGTGGTGTCTGTTTGTACGGCTACTGGGGCTTGGAACTGGTTAATAGACCCCGACACACAGAAG gtctctttcttttcatcactgTGGAATCATCCCTTCTTCACCATCAGCTGCATCACTCTTATAGCTCTCTTCTTTGCTGGGATACACAAACGAGTTGTAGCCCCATCAAT TATTGCTGCCCGCTGTCGGACAGTTTTAGCAGAATACAACATGTCCTGTGACGAT ACGGGGAAACTTATTCTCAAGCCACGACCGAACATCCAGTAA